The following coding sequences lie in one Thalassoglobus polymorphus genomic window:
- a CDS encoding Gfo/Idh/MocA family protein, whose protein sequence is MSDKQLRGGMVGIGMIFDETYRPFFESAHQDGMFDRRFGDVDVQLAAVGSRTGKRAEAYRSVAPEGMKNFFSATGENAVQEMVAQQDLDFVCVATPDDRHFEVAREVLKAGKHLLVEKPSVLDLHQVDELTKLAEENNVLAKVVYHKLLDPDHKKMRTLVHDGVLQHVNTGYCTLLEPKLISGSQFSEWITGRNPGTYVAVHYIKLIDFSFGGKLKTITATGQRGLVGDKDGTTWDSVQQRLIYEYDDGREAAFDIHTSWVTPDNFPGYVEQEVQFRFDNGVWNGHSRKRGVELTVEGKTPIEMKQSINNHYNGTFVEPWGTRSQRGYGIEVIECFARELAYLKFGGDANEETNRLQELRNLNYNDLSADRQVVAAVHALEVILERAAQGEPDGVVRVNDDNGGLVLYLPGKADPEVLYAPEV, encoded by the coding sequence ATGAGTGACAAACAACTCCGCGGTGGCATGGTTGGTATCGGGATGATCTTCGATGAAACCTATCGCCCATTTTTCGAATCGGCGCACCAGGACGGAATGTTCGACCGTCGGTTCGGAGATGTAGACGTCCAACTCGCTGCAGTCGGTTCACGAACCGGGAAACGAGCAGAAGCATATCGATCGGTCGCCCCCGAAGGAATGAAAAACTTCTTCAGCGCAACTGGTGAGAACGCTGTTCAAGAGATGGTCGCCCAACAGGACCTTGACTTCGTCTGCGTCGCAACTCCTGATGACCGACACTTCGAAGTCGCGAGAGAAGTTCTCAAAGCGGGCAAACACCTGCTCGTCGAAAAACCATCCGTCCTCGATCTCCATCAAGTCGACGAACTGACAAAGTTAGCTGAAGAAAACAATGTGCTGGCAAAAGTGGTCTACCATAAACTGCTCGACCCAGACCACAAAAAAATGCGAACGCTCGTCCACGACGGCGTCCTGCAACACGTGAATACCGGGTACTGTACCCTGTTAGAACCAAAGCTCATTTCCGGCAGCCAATTTTCAGAATGGATCACCGGTCGTAATCCGGGAACCTATGTCGCAGTCCATTACATCAAACTCATTGACTTCTCTTTTGGTGGAAAACTCAAAACAATCACCGCGACTGGACAACGCGGATTGGTCGGCGATAAAGATGGCACAACCTGGGATAGCGTACAACAACGTCTGATCTACGAATACGACGATGGTCGCGAAGCAGCTTTTGACATTCACACCTCTTGGGTCACTCCGGACAACTTCCCTGGGTACGTTGAACAGGAAGTTCAGTTCCGATTCGACAACGGAGTCTGGAACGGTCATTCACGCAAACGAGGAGTTGAGCTGACCGTCGAAGGAAAAACTCCGATCGAAATGAAGCAGTCGATCAACAACCACTACAACGGAACTTTCGTCGAGCCCTGGGGAACACGTTCTCAGCGAGGTTACGGCATCGAAGTGATCGAATGCTTCGCCCGTGAACTGGCCTACCTGAAATTTGGTGGAGATGCGAACGAAGAAACCAACCGACTTCAGGAACTCCGCAACCTGAACTACAACGACCTCTCAGCAGACCGACAAGTTGTTGCCGCAGTTCACGCACTGGAAGTCATTCTCGAAAGAGCAGCCCAAGGAGAACCGGACGGTGTTGTTCGCGTCAATGATGACAACGGCGGACTGGTTCTATACCTCCCCGGAAAAGCAGACCCAGAAGTCCTGTATGCTCCTGAAGTCTAG
- a CDS encoding ATP-grasp domain-containing protein, producing MSNSGPNLLIIGASTRSAGFSALRAGFKPICLDMFADADLQANAVVRQVENYPSGLIDALQALPRLPLLYVGGLENHPEILNVAAEFHDLMGNGAKQVEAARSADLLAEAMRISQVETPEWKSSSEPPETDGTWLLRPIFGCGGRGITRWTEEAKTSPTLNEPHIFQKHVSGTVYSGVYIAQEVGDVRFVGLTQQLTGCKESNAAEFQWSGNFGPVALPIEIEHKMRRAGNVLKWKASLRGLFGIDFIVTEENRIFVTEVNPRYPASLELLEFATGQPLLPSHLECFAELDVENSWTPDTDGPLFGKAILYSPQNFQLTSDLTPEIKAFSKFPNLADVPQAGTSFKTGEPICTTFATGQSVQDCREKLTRQLQELQSRIIPASKVD from the coding sequence TTGAGTAATTCTGGACCCAATTTGTTAATCATCGGTGCGAGTACACGAAGCGCGGGATTTTCAGCTCTTCGTGCAGGCTTCAAACCAATCTGCCTTGATATGTTCGCTGACGCCGACCTACAGGCAAACGCCGTCGTTCGGCAGGTGGAAAACTACCCATCCGGGCTCATCGATGCATTGCAAGCACTTCCTCGGCTTCCCCTGCTTTACGTCGGGGGACTTGAAAATCATCCGGAGATTTTGAACGTCGCAGCAGAGTTCCATGATCTCATGGGAAATGGTGCGAAGCAGGTCGAGGCTGCCCGGTCTGCGGACTTACTCGCTGAGGCGATGCGGATCTCACAAGTCGAGACACCTGAGTGGAAAAGCTCATCTGAGCCTCCTGAAACAGACGGAACCTGGCTTCTCCGCCCAATTTTCGGCTGCGGAGGACGAGGCATCACTCGCTGGACTGAAGAAGCGAAGACCTCCCCGACCCTGAACGAGCCACACATCTTCCAGAAACACGTCAGCGGCACTGTCTATTCTGGAGTCTACATCGCCCAGGAAGTTGGCGACGTCCGCTTTGTGGGCCTCACACAACAACTGACCGGCTGCAAAGAAAGCAATGCAGCGGAATTTCAGTGGTCAGGAAATTTCGGACCAGTGGCACTCCCCATTGAGATCGAACACAAAATGCGCCGGGCTGGCAACGTTTTAAAATGGAAAGCGAGCTTAAGAGGCCTCTTTGGCATCGACTTCATCGTGACCGAAGAAAACCGAATCTTCGTCACCGAAGTCAACCCGCGATACCCCGCTTCACTGGAACTGCTCGAGTTCGCCACAGGACAGCCTCTGCTTCCAAGCCACCTTGAATGTTTTGCTGAATTGGATGTCGAGAACAGCTGGACGCCAGACACCGATGGCCCGCTCTTTGGGAAAGCGATTCTCTATTCGCCTCAAAACTTCCAACTGACATCTGACCTGACACCAGAAATCAAAGCTTTCAGCAAATTCCCGAACCTCGCAGATGTTCCCCAGGCGGGGACTTCGTTCAAAACAGGCGAGCCAATCTGCACGACATTTGCCACAGGCCAGTCAGTTCAAGATTGCCGTGAAAAACTGACTCGACAACTGCAGGAACTACAGAGTCGAATCATTCCGGCTTCCAAGGTCGATTAA
- a CDS encoding RidA family protein, with protein MSAEARIEELKLEFPPIPKPGGIYKPVVQVGNIVYVSGHGPLLPDKTLIKGKVGDTMTEEEANHAARVTGVAILATLKNYLGSLDRVVRTIKMLGMVNATPDFETHPAVINGCSELFREVFGEDGVGARSAVGMGSLPGQIAVEIEVIFEIRD; from the coding sequence ATGTCTGCTGAAGCACGTATCGAAGAACTCAAACTTGAATTCCCACCTATTCCTAAGCCGGGTGGCATTTATAAGCCTGTCGTTCAAGTGGGGAACATCGTGTATGTCTCCGGGCATGGTCCTTTGCTTCCGGATAAAACTCTGATCAAGGGGAAAGTTGGCGACACAATGACGGAAGAGGAAGCCAATCATGCTGCCCGCGTGACAGGAGTTGCCATTCTCGCAACTTTGAAAAACTATCTCGGAAGTCTTGATCGAGTCGTGCGGACAATCAAAATGCTGGGCATGGTCAACGCGACTCCCGATTTCGAGACTCATCCCGCAGTCATTAACGGTTGCAGTGAACTGTTCCGTGAAGTCTTTGGCGAAGATGGTGTCGGTGCTCGAAGTGCAGTCGGGATGGGATCGTTGCCGGGCCAGATTGCCGTTGAAATCGAAGTGATTTTTGAAATTCGCGATTAG